Proteins encoded by one window of Panicum virgatum strain AP13 chromosome 7N, P.virgatum_v5, whole genome shotgun sequence:
- the LOC120681644 gene encoding uncharacterized protein LOC120681644, giving the protein MPSSTPPSGQPAAPSFQPLPSSAVVQSTRIDVCEIKSKIFKRIGPERARKYFQQLERFLSSRLSKNEFEKLCIVALGCENLPLHNHLIRSILHNASRACGPPVINDPKLVRGATSSGHTFVRPAWDNAGALNQNFKENKLTSRRENALSQKSLLNHYETIIQENGVHHLSDLKGCTQLQKGDHLETLIKRPCVEKEPFSLHSLHSNGSALPSCENLGKEIIHQSHGPVQAPLGIQLRPDSIIGARKPLPLASLSSKDTSDTCIDFGELCDTLSVKKRMDQIAESEGLEGASIECANLLNNGIDAFIKQLIGSCVELVTARSQLGKLRNQVLKQQLRRKLVNGVSLQNHIPGQGCIVPSETNSISIQDLKAVMELNPRLLGVNASLLLEKINSYD; this is encoded by the coding sequence ATGCCATCCTCTACACCACCGTCAGGGCAACCAGCAGCACCAAGCTTTCAACCATTACCATCATCTGCAGTAGTACAGAGTACTCGTATTGATGTTTGTGAGATCAAGTCCAAGATTTTTAAAAGGATTGGTCCTGAACGAGCAAGGAAGTACTTTCAGCAGCTGGAGAGGTTCTTATCTTCAAGATTGAGCAAGAATGAATTCGAAAAATTGTGTATTGTGGCACTTGGCTGTGAGAATCTCCCATTGCATAACCACCTCATCCGTTCTATCCTACATAATGCCAGTAGGGCATGTGGCCCACCAGTAATCAATGACCCTAAGTTGGTCAGAGGTGCCACCAGTTCTGGCCATACATTTGTTCGTCCTGCCTGGGACAATGCTGGTGCTTTGAACCAGAATTTCAAAGAGAACAAACTAACAAGCAGAAGGGAAAATGCATTATCGCAGAAGTCATTGCTGAATCATTATGAGACTATTATTCAGGAGAATGGTGTTCATCATTTGAGTGATCTGAAGGGATGTACACAACTTCAAAAAGGTGACCATCTGGAAACACTTATCAAGCGACCGTGTGTCGAGAAGGAACCATTCAGTTTACACTCTCTGCATAGCAATGGGTCTGCTCTGCCTTCATGTGAAAACCTGGGGAAAGAAATTATACACCAATCCCATGGTCCAGTGCAAGCTCCACTTGGCATTCAGTTACGCCCTGATAGTATTATAGGGGCCCGAAAACCTTTACCCCTTGCTTCTTTGAGCTCAAAGGATACCTCTGATACCTGTATTGACTTTGGTGAACTATGTGATACATTGTCAGTGAAGAAGAGGATGGACCAAATAGCAGAATCAGAAGGGTTAGAAGGGGCGTCAATAGAGTGTGCCAATTTGTTGAATAATGGTATAGATGCATTCATTAAGCAGTTGATTGGATCTTGCGTTGAATTAGTGACAGCAAGATCTCAACTTGGCAAACTAAGAAATCAGGTATTGAAGCAGCAGCTGCGCCGAAAGCTAGTAAATGGTGTATCACTGCAAAATCATATTCCTGGGCAGGGTTGCATTGTACCTTCAGAGACAAATTCCATATCCATACAGGACTTAAAGGCAGTGATGGAGTTAAACCCTCGTTTGCTTGGGGTTAATGCATCACTACTACTTGAGAAAATCAATTCGTATGACTAG